A stretch of Treponema vincentii F0403 DNA encodes these proteins:
- a CDS encoding ABC transporter permease, translating to MNNGIQKHAIKKAAPLLNSVISVTASVAAAAICLAAQSEEPLETLASFFIDPFTDTFYLGNMLDRASLILLCAMGFILPAKAGFFNLGGEGQAYLASFIAVEFALMTPQFPQPFGLIAGCILAALCSGLLGFISACLKQFLGITELISTYLLSCALLPLIDYGVNDIFRDSASNLMATPYTTESWFFTSFWKPSTLNSSIFFTVIITALLYGMFKRTRYGYELGLTGTNRAFAQSQGIKVGLISVLALTFGAACHGLAGAFSVYGSRHYVYAGITSGLGWSGISAALIGRNHPLGAVFGALFFAWMEAGGKAAMLQTSISFDLSSIVQGIAFILITVDFFRQKRRGQTL from the coding sequence ATGAATAACGGCATTCAAAAACACGCGATAAAAAAAGCCGCTCCGCTTTTAAACAGTGTTATTTCGGTAACGGCAAGCGTAGCGGCGGCGGCAATCTGTCTGGCGGCGCAGAGCGAAGAACCGCTGGAAACACTCGCCTCGTTTTTTATCGACCCTTTTACCGACACATTTTATTTGGGCAATATGCTCGATCGAGCCTCTCTTATTTTGCTCTGTGCGATGGGCTTTATCCTTCCGGCAAAGGCAGGCTTTTTTAACCTCGGCGGAGAAGGCCAAGCCTATCTCGCGTCATTTATCGCGGTGGAATTTGCACTGATGACGCCTCAATTTCCGCAACCGTTCGGTCTTATCGCCGGCTGTATACTCGCAGCACTTTGCTCCGGCCTTTTAGGCTTTATCTCCGCCTGCCTTAAACAATTTCTCGGTATTACCGAACTGATCAGCACCTACCTTTTATCGTGCGCACTGCTGCCGCTTATCGACTACGGCGTCAACGATATATTTCGGGATTCCGCCAGTAATTTGATGGCAACCCCGTATACAACCGAAAGCTGGTTTTTCACCTCTTTTTGGAAACCTTCGACTCTGAATAGCAGTATCTTTTTCACCGTGATCATAACGGCGCTGCTTTACGGGATGTTCAAACGTACCCGCTACGGCTACGAACTGGGATTGACCGGCACCAACCGCGCCTTTGCACAATCTCAAGGCATTAAGGTAGGGCTGATTTCCGTCTTGGCGCTGACTTTCGGCGCAGCGTGCCACGGACTTGCGGGCGCATTCAGCGTGTACGGCTCGCGGCACTATGTCTATGCGGGCATTACATCCGGGCTCGGCTGGAGCGGAATTTCCGCGGCGCTTATCGGGCGTAACCATCCGTTAGGAGCGGTATTCGGCGCGCTGTTTTTTGCATGGATGGAAGCGGGCGGCAAGGCTGCAATGCTCCAGACGAGCATCTCTTTTGATCTTTCTTCGATTGTACAGGGGATCGCATTCATACTGATAACGGTCGATTTTTTCCGGCAAAAACGAAGGGGGCAGACATTATGA
- a CDS encoding BMP family ABC transporter substrate-binding protein, whose product MTLKQKIIMLICSLALIAGAPLFAKTKAVSVAVFVPGIVKGNPTYELLVEGVQEAKAQLDKKGQPITVKVVEGGVNQGEWQNGLTALAISKKYDLIISSNPSLPAIAEKVLQFAPQQKFLLLDGYLAGNAQIKTVGFNHYEQGYLNGYYAALISTSTMKNANAAYKIGLLAGQEYPVMNDKIRKGYLDGAKAVNKNFELDFRVLGNWYDAAKASELAVSMIKNNADVILTICGGGNAGVVAAARENGAYVMWFDRPGYSYGKDIVVGSTEVSQKTACTDSVIAFVEGRLEFGKPVELGIKDDAVGFAFEGVPSAVPQTAIQKVKQLIDDIKSGKTALSDK is encoded by the coding sequence ATGACGCTAAAACAAAAAATAATCATGCTGATTTGTAGTCTCGCCTTAATTGCAGGGGCGCCTCTTTTTGCAAAAACAAAGGCTGTTTCCGTTGCGGTTTTTGTACCCGGAATTGTCAAGGGGAATCCGACGTATGAATTGCTCGTAGAAGGCGTACAGGAAGCGAAGGCGCAGCTGGATAAAAAAGGGCAGCCGATTACCGTCAAGGTAGTGGAAGGCGGAGTCAATCAGGGTGAATGGCAAAACGGATTGACGGCGCTGGCCATCAGCAAAAAGTATGATTTAATTATCAGCTCAAACCCTTCGCTGCCTGCGATTGCGGAAAAAGTGCTGCAGTTTGCCCCGCAGCAAAAATTCCTGCTGCTGGACGGATATCTTGCCGGAAACGCTCAAATAAAAACAGTCGGCTTTAACCATTACGAACAAGGCTACCTTAACGGTTATTATGCCGCACTTATCAGCACGAGCACTATGAAAAACGCAAACGCTGCGTATAAGATCGGACTGCTTGCCGGTCAGGAATATCCGGTGATGAACGATAAAATACGGAAAGGTTATTTGGACGGGGCAAAAGCCGTTAATAAGAATTTTGAACTGGATTTCCGCGTACTCGGCAATTGGTACGACGCCGCAAAAGCATCGGAGCTTGCCGTTTCGATGATTAAAAATAACGCCGATGTTATCTTAACGATCTGCGGCGGCGGAAATGCCGGTGTTGTGGCTGCTGCCCGCGAAAACGGCGCGTATGTGATGTGGTTTGACCGGCCGGGTTATTCTTATGGAAAAGATATCGTAGTCGGTTCAACGGAAGTTAGCCAAAAAACAGCGTGCACCGACTCGGTCATCGCCTTTGTAGAAGGGCGCTTGGAATTCGGTAAACCGGTAGAACTCGGCATAAAAGACGACGCTGTCGGCTTTGCCTTTGAAGGCGTACCTTCCGCAGTTCCTCAAACGGCCATTCAAAAAGTAAAGCAGCTGATAGATGATATTAAAAGCGGGAAAACGGCCTTATCCGACAAATAG
- a CDS encoding solute carrier family 23 protein, translating into MNRPRPMVETIGDNTGIAVGGLGRDITEKELEGAVHADGVGSMIAAFFGVLPTTSFSQNVGLIGMTKVVNRFTIGMGAGFLVLCSFFPKLGAIVSTIPNPVLGGGMLLMFSMITISGLNLIYQNGKITERDIIIIAASLGIAFGLSHVPHVMQHLPNWFQNIFKQAIVGAFITSILLNIVLPKEKEGV; encoded by the coding sequence TTGAACAGACCGCGGCCTATGGTAGAAACAATCGGCGATAATACTGGCATTGCCGTAGGCGGACTTGGAAGAGATATAACCGAGAAAGAATTAGAAGGGGCGGTTCATGCAGACGGAGTCGGCAGTATGATCGCAGCCTTTTTCGGTGTTTTACCGACGACTTCATTCAGCCAGAATGTCGGGCTTATCGGTATGACGAAAGTGGTCAACCGCTTTACAATCGGAATGGGTGCAGGTTTTCTAGTACTGTGCAGTTTCTTTCCTAAACTTGGAGCAATCGTATCAACCATTCCTAATCCGGTATTGGGTGGCGGTATGTTGCTGATGTTCAGTATGATTACCATAAGCGGTTTAAATCTGATATACCAAAATGGAAAGATAACGGAACGCGATATCATCATTATTGCAGCATCGCTGGGCATTGCATTCGGCCTCAGTCACGTACCTCATGTTATGCAGCATTTACCGAATTGGTTCCAAAATATTTTTAAACAGGCGATAGTCGGAGCTTTTATTACCTCGATTCTATTAAACATTGTGCTACCCAAAGAGAAAGAAGGCGTATAA
- a CDS encoding nucleotidyltransferase family protein codes for MKNPLCTAELPTAIILAGGLSTRMGCCKQLRPLCGKPLIRYVLETLLEAGLTHLVITVNAETQQPIEAIIDQLRQKHPVSDSSLQGAAAEAGISQPVRTSNSFRAFPPFRCDIVLNPEPERGQGYSAALAVRAACARQPELLTANTACTGSPSGFLFCTADQPFLQATSVRELCSVFHSNPGYIVSAAFNGKHRSPVIFPAALAGELSRLDGNIGGRTVMNAHPDLILYVPLHSEMEAFDIDTPEDFKRAESEYNYEL; via the coding sequence GTGAAGAATCCCCTGTGCACTGCAGAGCTTCCCACCGCAATCATCCTTGCAGGCGGGCTTTCGACGCGGATGGGCTGCTGCAAACAGCTGCGCCCGCTGTGCGGAAAGCCCCTAATCCGATATGTACTTGAAACACTGCTTGAAGCCGGTCTTACCCATTTAGTCATTACGGTCAATGCCGAAACGCAGCAGCCGATCGAAGCGATAATAGACCAGCTGCGGCAAAAACACCCCGTATCGGACAGCTCTCTACAGGGGGCTGCCGCCGAAGCGGGTATATCCCAGCCTGTCCGCACCTCCAATTCATTCCGCGCATTTCCCCCATTCCGCTGCGATATTGTCCTTAATCCCGAACCGGAGCGAGGGCAAGGATATTCGGCGGCGCTTGCGGTACGAGCCGCTTGTGCCCGTCAGCCGGAACTCCTTACCGCAAACACGGCTTGTACCGGCAGCCCGAGCGGCTTCTTATTCTGCACCGCCGACCAGCCTTTTTTGCAGGCAACCAGCGTCCGCGAACTCTGTTCCGTATTCCACAGCAATCCCGGGTACATCGTCTCCGCTGCCTTTAACGGCAAACACCGTTCTCCGGTCATCTTTCCGGCCGCATTGGCCGGTGAGCTCAGCCGTTTAGACGGAAACATCGGCGGCAGAACCGTCATGAACGCTCACCCCGATCTGATACTGTACGTCCCACTCCATTCCGAGATGGAAGCATTCGATATCGACACGCCGGAAGACTTTAAACGGGCGGAAAGCGAATATAATTATGAATTATGA
- a CDS encoding ATP-binding cassette domain-containing protein, which translates to MFSTENLRFTFPENGITAVDGVSIRFEAGKIHALLGENGAGKSTLARLCTGNLRQDSGRILYNGTPLNLHSVADGIVQGIVLVPQHPQLSAELTVWENLAIGLHTAKGISSGLLSPQKTQNAIAAALSRYGITLPLTQKAETLDTAQLHWAAIGEALLKNPSVFFLDEPSASFSPQEITRLYGILRSCADRDACIIVVTHRIQEVLNFMDTVHILRNGKTVWDSPIDSTVNAHLLLQEIFGSEQTEWEEAAEQQGIEPVQQAPAALLTQPDALSPQDTLQSEKAAGLTVSHVAAVSSRGVRFSDFSIDVPHGKITGVVGIKKQGLELLEYLLVNTLKPDKGTIRFDGLPITRIPRETYAYIPSKRMRNGIAGGHSIAENLYVRARASLYRCGIYSPKAAEAWKRHCSFDIPRSWKDSVLSLSGGMIQKLIFSRELDNPPPQLVICAEPYWGLDRKVQLALLQRLRSLAAAGAAVIVLTSDVDAALETCDCIHVLYRGVLTRFMERPAYNRAAIIAAMMQAGKDE; encoded by the coding sequence GTGTTTTCAACGGAAAACCTGAGATTTACGTTTCCGGAAAACGGTATTACCGCCGTAGACGGAGTAAGCATTCGGTTTGAAGCAGGCAAGATACACGCCCTGTTAGGCGAAAACGGTGCCGGAAAATCAACGCTTGCCCGCCTTTGCACCGGCAATTTACGGCAGGATAGCGGCCGCATTCTTTACAACGGAACACCGCTTAACCTGCACTCCGTTGCGGACGGCATTGTACAAGGAATTGTACTGGTGCCGCAGCATCCTCAGCTTTCGGCGGAGCTTACGGTATGGGAAAACCTTGCAATCGGACTGCATACCGCGAAAGGCATCTCCTCCGGCTTGCTTTCGCCGCAAAAAACTCAAAATGCAATCGCTGCGGCGCTCTCCCGTTACGGCATTACGCTGCCGCTGACGCAAAAAGCGGAAACGCTCGATACTGCGCAGCTGCACTGGGCGGCAATCGGCGAAGCGTTACTCAAAAATCCTTCGGTATTCTTTTTGGACGAACCGTCCGCCTCTTTCAGCCCGCAGGAAATTACCCGGCTGTACGGAATTCTCCGCAGCTGCGCAGATAGGGACGCGTGTATTATCGTGGTAACGCACCGCATCCAAGAAGTGCTGAACTTTATGGACACGGTGCATATTTTGCGGAACGGTAAGACGGTATGGGATAGTCCGATCGATTCTACCGTAAACGCTCATCTTCTGCTGCAGGAAATCTTCGGTTCCGAGCAGACCGAATGGGAAGAAGCCGCAGAGCAACAGGGTATCGAGCCGGTTCAGCAAGCCCCTGCCGCACTGTTGACGCAGCCGGACGCACTATCGCCGCAAGATACGTTACAATCTGAAAAAGCGGCAGGGTTAACCGTTTCCCATGTTGCCGCCGTCAGCAGCAGGGGTGTCCGCTTTTCCGACTTTTCAATCGACGTCCCGCATGGGAAGATAACCGGCGTAGTCGGGATAAAAAAACAGGGGCTGGAACTTTTGGAGTATTTGCTGGTCAATACGCTTAAGCCCGACAAGGGAACTATCCGGTTTGACGGTCTGCCCATTACACGCATACCGCGCGAAACTTATGCCTACATTCCCAGCAAACGGATGAGAAACGGCATCGCCGGCGGGCACAGCATTGCGGAAAACCTCTATGTCCGCGCCCGCGCATCGCTGTACCGCTGCGGCATTTATTCCCCCAAAGCGGCGGAAGCATGGAAGCGTCATTGCTCATTCGATATTCCCCGCTCATGGAAAGATTCGGTGCTAAGCTTATCGGGCGGCATGATCCAAAAGCTGATTTTCAGCCGCGAGCTCGACAATCCGCCGCCGCAGCTGGTTATCTGTGCCGAACCTTATTGGGGATTAGACCGGAAGGTGCAGCTTGCACTTTTGCAGCGGCTCCGCAGTCTTGCCGCAGCAGGGGCAGCGGTTATCGTGTTGACTTCCGATGTGGATGCCGCGCTTGAAACCTGCGACTGTATCCATGTATTATACCGCGGCGTTCTAACCCGCTTTATGGAACGCCCCGCATATAACCGCGCGGCAATTATTGCGGCTATGATGCAGGCAGGTAAAGATGAATAA
- a CDS encoding ABC transporter permease subunit, whose product MITASITLIAQAAPLLIAACAALVSEYIGLLNVGIEGLMLLSAFTGIGGILLAESFGGLIPGIAVSLVLGAGLSIFITYLTVYRKANIYILGLAVNLTAAGFVSVLSTRLFGNRSIVALPPELLLQPQSVKTVSAALAVLTSLGLALFCRYTKTGLRIKILGKDSAFLDSIGVHTARLKIAAMGMSGAAAALAGCLLSLQLGAFVPNQSAGKGWIALVLAYAGGRSVIGTTCAALLFVYLENTIAAAQIGMEHPALLIGLPFVLGLFLIIAEKLIVRIWKHYRVK is encoded by the coding sequence ATGATAACCGCATCGATTACCTTGATTGCCCAAGCAGCTCCGCTCTTAATTGCCGCCTGCGCCGCCCTTGTTTCGGAATATATTGGCTTGTTAAATGTCGGAATAGAAGGGCTGATGCTGTTAAGCGCCTTTACGGGAATCGGCGGTATCCTGCTTGCAGAAAGCTTCGGCGGTCTTATTCCCGGTATTGCCGTTTCACTCGTGCTGGGTGCAGGGTTAAGTATATTTATTACCTATCTTACCGTTTACCGGAAGGCAAATATCTACATACTCGGGCTTGCGGTCAACCTAACTGCCGCGGGCTTTGTTTCCGTACTCAGCACACGGCTTTTCGGCAACCGGAGTATCGTAGCGCTGCCGCCCGAACTGCTGCTTCAGCCGCAGTCGGTTAAAACGGTAAGCGCGGCGCTTGCCGTTTTAACGAGCCTCGGACTTGCCCTCTTTTGCCGCTATACCAAAACAGGCTTACGGATAAAGATACTGGGAAAGGATTCTGCATTTTTAGATTCGATAGGGGTGCATACCGCACGGTTAAAGATAGCGGCAATGGGAATGTCCGGGGCGGCGGCAGCGCTTGCAGGCTGCCTGTTGTCCCTGCAGCTGGGAGCCTTTGTTCCCAACCAAAGCGCCGGCAAGGGATGGATTGCCCTTGTACTTGCGTATGCAGGCGGCCGTTCCGTTATCGGGACAACCTGCGCCGCGCTGCTGTTCGTCTATCTTGAAAACACCATCGCAGCCGCGCAGATCGGTATGGAACATCCGGCGCTTTTGATCGGCCTGCCTTTTGTGCTCGGCCTCTTTCTGATTATCGCCGAAAAGCTGATTGTCCGAATCTGGAAACACTATAGGGTTAAATAA
- a CDS encoding acylphosphatase: MRKETSPNTGRKAARAFVEGRVQGVGFRYWTVQVAREFGITGWVRNCPDYSVEIFAEGEGSALYDFFDAVQHTHPRAYISNFTVTAAQYQGLPSFEILF, translated from the coding sequence ATGCGTAAAGAGACATCGCCGAATACCGGACGGAAGGCAGCCCGTGCCTTTGTAGAAGGACGGGTACAGGGCGTAGGATTCCGTTATTGGACGGTACAGGTTGCACGGGAATTCGGCATCACCGGCTGGGTGCGGAACTGTCCCGACTATTCGGTGGAAATATTTGCGGAAGGAGAAGGTTCCGCATTGTATGACTTTTTCGACGCGGTGCAGCATACCCATCCGCGTGCGTATATTTCAAACTTTACCGTTACTGCGGCGCAGTATCAAGGTCTCCCTTCATTTGAAATCCTCTTTTGA
- a CDS encoding nucleoside-triphosphatase: MQRITTKRIFFVTGERGCGKSTFLAALMQKYALQPSGFITKREAPPESAVYMHQVVAGTARYRYTTGNKVGICPQQKPVGFAPIFDIFGVMCLKQAEESVLASLNSGCSGMGRTETAPQQVSFPVILMDELGFMEAEAEHFFRTVCALFSNPRYYIIGAVKPRGTRFLPVLEQMPEAAVFHLTLQNRDELYAQLERAQNFPAFLHTVGERQ; this comes from the coding sequence TTGCAACGGATTACTACAAAGCGGATATTCTTTGTTACCGGCGAACGGGGCTGCGGAAAATCTACGTTTCTTGCAGCCCTTATGCAAAAATATGCTCTCCAGCCATCAGGCTTTATTACAAAAAGAGAAGCGCCGCCGGAGAGTGCAGTGTATATGCATCAGGTTGTCGCCGGTACCGCAAGATACCGGTATACAACCGGCAACAAAGTCGGAATATGTCCCCAGCAAAAACCGGTCGGTTTTGCTCCGATATTTGATATATTCGGGGTTATGTGTTTGAAGCAAGCGGAGGAGTCGGTGCTTGCTTCGCTTAACAGCGGCTGTTCCGGCATGGGTCGCACCGAAACAGCTCCGCAGCAAGTCTCCTTTCCGGTAATCTTAATGGATGAACTCGGCTTTATGGAAGCGGAGGCGGAGCACTTTTTCCGCACGGTGTGTGCGTTGTTTTCCAACCCCCGGTATTATATCATCGGCGCCGTTAAGCCGCGCGGAACACGTTTTTTGCCGGTCTTGGAACAAATGCCGGAAGCGGCGGTATTCCATCTAACGCTGCAAAACAGGGATGAACTCTACGCGCAGCTTGAGCGGGCGCAAAACTTTCCGGCCTTTTTACATACCGTAGGCGAAAGACAGTGA